Proteins encoded together in one Myxococcus stipitatus window:
- a CDS encoding cytochrome ubiquinol oxidase subunit I, which translates to MTDLLFARAQMGLSLAFHIVFAAAGVALPLLMVLSDLKARRTGDADYRKLSLKLAKGTAILFAVGAVSGTVLSFELGLLWPDFMGEYGEVIGLPFSLEGVAFFTEAIFLGIYLYGRERVSPGMHLFSGVMVAVSGAASAFFVTLVNVFMNQPSGFVATPDGPVDVQPVVAMFSAGWQYETAHVLLSCYQASAFAMAGIHAFVLLRHPGATFHRKALSVALPLACVTALLQPLVGDLSAKHVARAQPVKLAAMEGQFETERGAPLRIGGVPDVDTGTVSGALDIPHGLSILAFGDPHAEVKGLNAFPRDTWPPVAKVHVAFQVMVGTGSLMALLSLVTLALRWRRKQWPTGRRMMGAWLGAGPLGLVALEAGWLVTEWGRQPWIVRGVMRTAEAVTPVPHLAAPFWTFTVLYLFLGVVVLFLLLRQVRDTLPGAPTPAAGHPPFGKDEAHVH; encoded by the coding sequence ATGACGGACCTGCTCTTTGCCCGGGCGCAGATGGGGTTGTCGCTGGCGTTCCACATCGTCTTCGCGGCGGCGGGGGTGGCGCTGCCGCTCCTGATGGTGCTCAGCGACCTGAAGGCGCGGCGGACGGGGGACGCGGACTACCGGAAGCTGAGCCTGAAGCTGGCGAAGGGCACGGCCATCCTCTTCGCGGTGGGCGCGGTGAGCGGCACGGTGCTGTCGTTCGAGCTGGGCCTGTTGTGGCCGGACTTCATGGGGGAGTACGGCGAGGTCATCGGGCTGCCGTTCAGCCTGGAGGGGGTGGCGTTCTTCACGGAGGCCATCTTCCTGGGCATCTACCTGTACGGGCGCGAGCGGGTGTCGCCCGGCATGCACCTGTTCTCCGGCGTCATGGTGGCGGTGAGCGGCGCGGCGAGCGCGTTCTTCGTCACGCTGGTCAACGTCTTCATGAACCAGCCCTCGGGCTTCGTGGCCACGCCGGACGGCCCCGTGGACGTCCAGCCGGTGGTGGCCATGTTCAGCGCCGGCTGGCAGTACGAGACGGCGCACGTGCTGCTCTCCTGCTATCAGGCGAGCGCCTTCGCGATGGCGGGCATCCACGCCTTCGTGCTGCTGCGCCACCCGGGCGCGACCTTCCACCGCAAGGCCCTGTCGGTGGCGCTGCCGCTGGCGTGTGTCACCGCGCTGCTCCAGCCGCTGGTGGGGGACCTGTCCGCCAAGCACGTGGCGCGGGCGCAGCCGGTGAAGCTGGCCGCGATGGAGGGCCAGTTCGAGACGGAGCGTGGCGCGCCGCTGCGCATCGGCGGTGTGCCGGACGTGGACACGGGGACGGTGTCCGGCGCGCTCGACATCCCCCATGGCCTGTCCATCCTCGCCTTCGGCGACCCGCACGCGGAGGTGAAGGGGCTGAACGCGTTCCCCCGCGACACGTGGCCGCCGGTGGCCAAGGTGCACGTCGCCTTCCAGGTCATGGTGGGGACCGGGAGCCTCATGGCGCTGCTGTCGCTGGTGACGCTGGCGCTGCGGTGGCGGCGCAAGCAATGGCCCACGGGGCGTCGGATGATGGGGGCGTGGCTTGGGGCGGGGCCGCTGGGGTTGGTGGCGCTGGAGGCGGGGTGGCTCGTCACCGAATGGGGACGACAGCCGTGGATCGTCCGCGGCGTCATGCGCACCGCGGAGGCCGTCACGCCCGTGCCGCACCTGGCCGCGCCCTTCTGGACCTTCACCGTGCTGTACCTGTTCCTGGGCGTGGTGGTGCTGTTCCTGCTCCTGCGCCAGGTGCGCGACACGCTGCCGGGGGCGCCGACGCCCGCGGCGGGCCACCCGCCCTTCGGAAAGGACGAGGCCCATGTCCACTGA
- a CDS encoding 2Fe-2S iron-sulfur cluster-binding protein, with translation MARVKHEARWYPLEPEESVLDGLLRQGVGVPHSCRAGACQSCLMRAVSGDVPEAARAGLKDTLRAQGYFLACTCKPAPGAELEVASAEGLRLRARLVSVEPLSPSVLRVRLATDAPMDYRAGQYVSLVRADGLARSYSLASLPREDLLELHVRLVPDGAMSGWLAREARVGDVLHVQGPVGNCFYVPGRPEQPLLLAGTGTGLAPLYGIVRDALEAGHTGPVWLFHGARTPEGLYLGDALRALAERHPALHYRPCVLTGGSRDVAEGALDVLLRAELPRVAGFRAWLCGDSGLVLSLRKKLFLAGLSLKDLHADVFLPSAPRAEAAGAR, from the coding sequence ATGGCCAGGGTGAAGCATGAGGCGAGGTGGTACCCGCTGGAGCCCGAGGAGAGCGTGCTGGACGGGCTCTTGCGCCAGGGCGTGGGCGTGCCTCACTCGTGCCGCGCGGGCGCGTGCCAGTCGTGTCTGATGCGCGCGGTGTCCGGTGACGTGCCGGAGGCCGCGCGCGCCGGGCTCAAGGACACGCTGCGGGCCCAGGGCTACTTCCTCGCGTGCACCTGCAAGCCCGCGCCGGGGGCGGAGCTGGAGGTCGCCAGCGCGGAGGGGCTGCGGCTGCGGGCACGGCTCGTCTCGGTGGAGCCGTTGTCGCCGTCCGTCCTGCGGGTGCGGCTGGCCACCGACGCGCCCATGGACTACCGCGCGGGGCAGTACGTGTCCCTCGTGCGGGCGGATGGCCTGGCGCGCAGCTACTCGCTGGCGAGCCTGCCCCGCGAGGACCTGCTCGAGCTGCACGTGCGCCTGGTGCCGGACGGGGCGATGAGCGGCTGGCTCGCCCGGGAGGCCCGCGTGGGGGACGTGCTCCACGTGCAGGGCCCGGTGGGCAACTGCTTCTATGTCCCCGGTCGCCCCGAACAGCCGCTGCTGCTGGCGGGGACGGGGACGGGGCTCGCGCCCCTGTACGGCATCGTCCGCGACGCGCTGGAGGCGGGGCACACCGGCCCGGTGTGGCTCTTCCACGGCGCGCGGACACCGGAGGGGCTGTACCTGGGGGACGCGCTGCGGGCCCTGGCCGAACGCCACCCCGCGCTCCACTACCGTCCGTGCGTGCTGACGGGCGGCTCGCGGGACGTGGCCGAGGGCGCCCTCGACGTGCTGCTCCGCGCCGAGCTGCCACGCGTGGCCGGCTTCCGGGCGTGGCTCTGCGGAGACTCGGGATTGGTGCTATCCCTCCGCAAGAAGCTCTTCCTCGCGGGGCTCTCGCTGAAGGACCTCCACGCGGATGTCTTCCTGCCGAGCGCTCCCCGGGCGGAGGCCGCCGGAGCCCGCTGA
- a CDS encoding RrF2 family transcriptional regulator has product MHLTLHADYSLRVLLYLAARPDRLASTQELADAYGISKHHLVRVVQTLAGEGLVDVRAGRAGGVTLARPPADIHVGRVVRAAEPDFDLVECFDKERNTCPIAPACGLKGVLRDAREAFLAVLDRYTLADLMGRSRKDLADLFLPAAS; this is encoded by the coding sequence GTGCACCTCACCCTCCACGCCGACTACTCGCTGCGCGTCCTGCTCTACCTCGCCGCCCGCCCCGACCGGCTCGCCTCCACGCAGGAGCTGGCGGATGCCTATGGCATCTCCAAGCACCACCTCGTGCGCGTCGTGCAGACGCTCGCGGGCGAGGGCCTCGTCGACGTGAGGGCGGGGCGCGCGGGCGGCGTGACGCTGGCGCGCCCGCCCGCCGACATCCACGTGGGCCGCGTGGTGCGCGCGGCCGAGCCGGACTTCGACCTGGTGGAGTGCTTCGACAAGGAGCGCAACACCTGCCCCATCGCCCCCGCGTGCGGCCTCAAGGGCGTGCTGCGCGACGCGCGCGAGGCCTTCCTCGCCGTGCTGGACCGCTACACGCTCGCCGACCTCATGGGCCGCTCGCGCAAGGACCTGGCCGACCTCTTCCTGCCGGCGGCCTCGTGA
- a CDS encoding ArsR/SmtB family transcription factor, with translation MPHPIDLALIASLIGDPARAGMLSRLLEGPARTAGELAREAGISPQTASGHLSRLLDGGLLRVEVQGRHRYYRLASADVARALEALNVLVPTRPASVDVPQPLRFARTCYDHLAGTLGVALAEGLERRGYLESVEDGFALTPTGTRFVEALGVDVQALTRGRRAFARRCLDWSERRAHVGGALGAALTERLFTLRWIARRPEGRGVRLTVEGRRGFDRELGLSWP, from the coding sequence ATGCCCCATCCCATCGACCTGGCCCTCATCGCCTCGCTCATCGGCGACCCCGCGCGCGCGGGCATGCTGTCGCGCCTGCTGGAGGGCCCGGCGCGCACGGCGGGCGAGTTGGCGCGCGAGGCCGGCATCTCCCCCCAGACGGCGAGCGGCCACCTTTCGCGGCTGCTCGACGGGGGCCTCCTCCGGGTGGAGGTCCAGGGCCGGCACCGCTACTACCGGCTCGCCAGCGCCGACGTGGCGCGGGCGCTGGAGGCGCTCAACGTGCTGGTGCCCACGCGCCCCGCTTCGGTGGACGTGCCCCAGCCCCTGCGCTTCGCGCGCACGTGCTACGACCACCTCGCGGGCACGCTGGGCGTGGCGCTGGCGGAGGGCCTGGAGCGCCGGGGCTACCTGGAGTCCGTCGAGGACGGCTTCGCGCTCACCCCCACGGGGACGCGCTTCGTGGAGGCGCTGGGCGTGGACGTCCAGGCGCTGACGCGGGGCCGGAGGGCCTTCGCGCGGCGGTGCCTGGACTGGAGCGAGCGGCGCGCCCACGTGGGCGGCGCGCTGGGCGCCGCGCTGACGGAGCGACTGTTCACGCTGCGTTGGATTGCGCGCCGGCCCGAGGGCCGCGGGGTGCGGCTCACCGTCGAGGGCCGGCGGGGATTCGACCGGGAGCTGGGGCTGTCCTGGCCCTGA
- a CDS encoding phage holin family protein, producing MDLESERLERSQLETLSTAELFRHALSETRLLVRAEVLHAKKELRDELKAARTAGILLGAGAVLALDSLAVLFVALGLALPLGAALGVLLVGVVLLVVAGLLLLMGAKRLPKKPLAHTQERLKLDYQMTRETLQ from the coding sequence GTGGACCTCGAATCCGAACGCCTGGAGCGCAGCCAGTTGGAGACGCTCTCCACCGCGGAGCTGTTCCGCCATGCCCTGTCCGAGACGCGGCTGCTCGTGCGGGCCGAGGTGCTGCACGCCAAGAAGGAGCTGCGCGACGAGCTGAAGGCGGCCCGCACCGCCGGCATCCTGCTCGGCGCCGGCGCCGTGCTCGCCCTCGACTCGCTGGCCGTCCTCTTCGTCGCCCTGGGCCTGGCCCTGCCGCTCGGCGCCGCCCTGGGCGTGCTGCTGGTGGGCGTGGTGCTGCTCGTCGTCGCGGGGCTCCTGCTCCTCATGGGCGCCAAGCGCCTGCCCAAGAAGCCCCTGGCGCACACCCAGGAGCGCCTCAAGCTCGACTACCAGATGACGCGGGAGACGCTGCAATGA
- a CDS encoding cytochrome d ubiquinol oxidase subunit II, with protein MSTEALLGFVLAGTFVLYALFGGADFGGGVWDLLARGPRKAEQRALIAQAMGPVWEVNHVWLIVGVVLLFAGFPRAFAALSVALHVPLTLLLVGIVCRGAAFTFRAYDLRGDAVQRQWGLVFSCASVVAPLLLGMCVGAVVSGAIRVEGRVVVSGFFASWLSPFAWAVGVFALTLFAFLAAVYLTHEASSPELKEDFRRRALGSGALVFAAALVVLLLARTQAPRVWHGLLASPFAVALHLGTALAAVAVFALLWTRRYAWARLAAAVQVGLIVLGWAAAQYPYLVVPDITLKAAAASPSTQRLLLGALVVGAAVVLPSIALLFRVFRPRPGAPSVTRTRT; from the coding sequence ATGTCCACTGAGGCGCTGCTGGGGTTCGTCCTGGCGGGGACGTTCGTGCTCTACGCGCTCTTCGGAGGCGCGGACTTCGGCGGGGGCGTCTGGGACCTGCTCGCCCGGGGGCCGCGCAAGGCGGAGCAGCGCGCGCTCATCGCCCAGGCGATGGGCCCCGTCTGGGAGGTCAACCACGTCTGGCTCATCGTCGGCGTGGTGCTGCTGTTCGCCGGCTTCCCGCGCGCCTTCGCGGCGCTCAGCGTGGCGCTGCACGTCCCGCTGACGCTGCTGCTGGTGGGCATCGTCTGCCGGGGCGCGGCCTTCACCTTCCGCGCGTACGACCTGCGCGGCGACGCGGTGCAACGCCAGTGGGGGCTCGTCTTCAGCTGCGCGAGCGTGGTGGCGCCGCTGCTGCTGGGCATGTGCGTGGGCGCGGTGGTCAGCGGCGCCATCCGCGTGGAGGGCCGCGTGGTCGTCAGCGGCTTCTTCGCCTCGTGGCTGTCGCCCTTCGCGTGGGCCGTGGGCGTGTTCGCGCTGACCCTCTTCGCCTTCCTCGCGGCGGTGTACCTCACGCACGAGGCGTCCTCGCCGGAGCTGAAGGAGGACTTCCGCCGCCGCGCGCTGGGGTCGGGCGCGCTCGTCTTCGCCGCCGCCCTCGTCGTGCTGCTGCTGGCGCGCACCCAGGCGCCCCGCGTCTGGCACGGCCTGCTCGCCTCGCCCTTCGCCGTGGCCCTGCACCTGGGCACGGCCCTGGCCGCGGTGGCCGTCTTCGCGCTGCTCTGGACCCGGCGCTACGCCTGGGCCCGGCTCGCCGCGGCCGTCCAGGTCGGACTCATCGTCCTGGGTTGGGCAGCCGCGCAGTATCCCTATCTCGTGGTGCCAGACATCACGCTGAAGGCAGCCGCCGCGAGTCCATCGACACAGCGTCTGTTATTGGGCGCACTGGTGGTGGGCGCCGCGGTGGTGCTGCCCTCCATCGCGCTCCTCTTCCGCGTGTTCCGCCCGCGGCCAGGGGCGCCGTCCGTCACGCGCACCCGGACTTGA
- a CDS encoding group I truncated hemoglobin, with protein sequence MSTSAVEKSVYEQMGGEPAMAAAVDVFYRKVLEDDRISHFFEDVDMERQAAKQKAFLTMVTGGPSSYSGKDMRAGHAHLVRQGLNDLHFDAVAGHLKATLEELGVPAPLVARVLAIAESARADVLNR encoded by the coding sequence ATGAGCACGTCAGCGGTGGAGAAGAGCGTCTACGAGCAGATGGGTGGCGAGCCGGCGATGGCGGCGGCGGTGGATGTCTTCTACCGGAAGGTCCTGGAGGACGACCGCATCAGCCACTTCTTCGAGGACGTGGACATGGAGCGCCAGGCCGCCAAGCAGAAGGCGTTCCTGACCATGGTGACGGGCGGCCCCTCGAGCTACTCGGGCAAGGACATGCGCGCGGGCCACGCGCACCTGGTCCGCCAGGGGCTGAACGACCTGCACTTCGACGCCGTCGCCGGACACCTGAAGGCGACGCTGGAGGAGCTGGGGGTTCCCGCGCCGCTGGTGGCGCGCGTGTTGGCCATCGCCGAGAGCGCTCGCGCCGACGTGTTGAATCGCTGA
- a CDS encoding ADP-ribosylglycohydrolase family protein, with amino-acid sequence MPLTSAERQDRFHAAFVGLAIGDALGFPLRGVPPASLARLPNLAEDFAPRPRGKFAKGQFSDDTQLLLAAAESVIREGRVEGRSAAAHLAWLWQEGIILQPPRSLAESLQRLAGGAPWMSAGAPLGTLCPSVLSRALVVGLFESGHRARLPHDAGVLTVITHKDPVCAAAAAAFAQAAALGMEEEPLTPAAFCEELSLAAAVHDKGLAEEVRHLPRLLTWDTTRALTQLRRVGVPPSELKGVDGLPAHVVPVLLTSLYAALKVPHDFREAVALVLRCGGEADVAAALTGALVGAHLGTRALPARLRKQVLYVDNLMDTADRLFRARQVRETLATALAHQRRR; translated from the coding sequence ATGCCGCTGACTTCCGCCGAGCGCCAGGACAGGTTCCATGCGGCGTTCGTGGGGCTCGCCATCGGAGACGCGCTCGGCTTCCCGCTGCGCGGCGTCCCGCCGGCGAGCCTCGCGCGGCTCCCGAATCTCGCGGAGGACTTCGCGCCGCGTCCGCGCGGCAAGTTCGCCAAGGGCCAGTTCAGCGACGACACGCAGCTGCTGCTCGCCGCGGCGGAGAGCGTCATCCGCGAGGGCCGCGTCGAGGGCCGCAGCGCGGCGGCGCACCTGGCGTGGCTGTGGCAGGAGGGCATCATCCTCCAGCCGCCGCGCAGCCTCGCCGAATCGCTCCAGCGGCTGGCGGGCGGCGCGCCGTGGATGAGCGCGGGCGCGCCCCTGGGCACGCTGTGCCCGTCGGTGCTCAGCCGCGCGCTGGTGGTGGGCCTGTTCGAGAGCGGCCACCGCGCGCGCCTGCCGCACGACGCGGGCGTGCTCACCGTCATCACGCACAAGGACCCCGTCTGCGCCGCCGCGGCCGCCGCCTTCGCGCAGGCCGCCGCGCTGGGCATGGAGGAGGAGCCGCTGACGCCCGCGGCCTTCTGCGAGGAGCTGTCGCTGGCGGCGGCCGTGCACGACAAGGGGCTGGCCGAGGAGGTGCGCCACCTGCCGCGCCTGTTGACGTGGGACACCACGCGCGCGCTGACGCAGCTGCGCCGCGTGGGCGTGCCCCCCAGCGAACTCAAGGGCGTGGACGGCCTGCCCGCGCACGTGGTGCCGGTGCTGCTCACGTCGCTGTACGCCGCGCTCAAGGTCCCCCACGACTTCCGCGAGGCCGTCGCGCTCGTGCTGCGCTGCGGCGGCGAGGCGGACGTGGCGGCGGCCCTCACCGGCGCGCTGGTGGGCGCCCACCTGGGCACGCGCGCGCTCCCCGCGCGGCTGCGCAAGCAGGTGCTGTACGTCGACAACCTGATGGACACCGCGGACCGCCTCTTCCGCGCCCGGCAGGTGCGCGAGACGCTGGCCACCGCCCTGGCCCACCAGCGCCGCCGCTGA
- a CDS encoding flavin reductase family protein, whose product MSQPPSHRVITPRILYFGTPVVLLSTLNEDGTPNLSPLSSAWALGDRLVLGLGRLGQGLANLERTREAVVNLPSADLWPQVERLAPTTGRSPVPEAKRAMGYVHEAHKFERAGLTPGASHTVAPPRALECPLQLECVLLDVREGTAVPGEPAPSFAIAELRVTRVHAHDDVTVPGTHHVDVERWSPLLYIFRHYAGAGPRLGRNFRAET is encoded by the coding sequence ATGAGCCAGCCGCCGAGCCACCGTGTGATTACCCCCCGAATCCTCTACTTCGGCACCCCCGTGGTGCTGCTGAGCACGCTGAACGAGGACGGCACGCCCAACCTGTCGCCGCTGTCCTCCGCGTGGGCGCTGGGAGACCGGCTGGTGCTCGGCCTGGGGAGGCTGGGGCAGGGGCTCGCCAATCTGGAGCGCACGCGCGAGGCCGTGGTGAACCTGCCCTCCGCGGACCTGTGGCCCCAGGTGGAGCGCCTGGCGCCCACCACCGGCCGCTCCCCCGTGCCCGAGGCGAAGCGCGCCATGGGCTACGTCCACGAAGCCCACAAGTTCGAGCGCGCGGGCCTCACCCCCGGCGCCTCGCACACCGTCGCGCCGCCTCGCGCCCTCGAGTGTCCGTTGCAACTGGAGTGCGTCTTGCTGGACGTGCGCGAGGGGACAGCGGTGCCGGGCGAGCCCGCGCCGTCGTTCGCCATCGCCGAGCTGCGCGTCACCCGCGTCCACGCGCACGACGACGTCACCGTGCCCGGCACCCACCACGTGGACGTCGAGCGCTGGAGTCCGCTGCTCTACATCTTCCGCCACTACGCCGGCGCCGGCCCCAGGCTGGGGCGCAATTTTCGCGCGGAGACATGA